A stretch of the Deltaproteobacteria bacterium genome encodes the following:
- a CDS encoding enoyl-CoA hydratase-related protein yields MSHTDEVLWEGRDRVATITINRPEARNSLNANVISGLSSMIDQGVKDSEVGAIVITGAGGKAFCAGADLAGSFSADKSFLDQHEERGNFARLLLKMNRCQKPILAAVEGYCLAGGLGLCLSADLVIASDDSQFGLPEIQRGLWPYIVTAVLIRNVGRKKALELCMTGGRIPAAEAERIGMINDCVSKAAYKHRVEEMAKKLASFSPAVMGLGKESFYAIADMEFSAALEYLKSQLTLNTQCEDLKEGISAFLQKREPKWKGR; encoded by the coding sequence ATGAGCCACACCGATGAAGTGCTCTGGGAGGGCAGGGATCGGGTAGCCACAATAACCATCAACCGCCCCGAGGCGCGGAATTCCCTGAATGCTAACGTCATTTCCGGCCTGAGTTCGATGATCGACCAGGGAGTGAAGGACAGCGAGGTCGGAGCCATCGTGATCACAGGGGCTGGAGGAAAAGCCTTCTGCGCGGGCGCGGACCTGGCCGGGAGCTTCTCAGCGGATAAATCCTTCCTTGACCAGCACGAGGAAAGGGGCAATTTTGCGCGTCTCCTGCTCAAGATGAATCGCTGCCAGAAACCGATCCTGGCCGCCGTGGAAGGTTACTGCCTGGCTGGTGGGCTAGGGCTTTGTCTTTCTGCTGACCTGGTTATCGCCAGCGACGACTCCCAGTTCGGCTTGCCGGAAATTCAGCGGGGCCTCTGGCCTTATATTGTCACGGCTGTGCTGATCCGGAATGTGGGCCGGAAGAAGGCCCTCGAACTCTGCATGACCGGTGGCCGGATCCCTGCGGCCGAGGCGGAGCGGATCGGAATGATCAATGACTGCGTCTCCAAGGCCGCATATAAGCACCGAGTGGAAGAGATGGCCAAAAAACTCGCCTCCTTCAGCCCGGCAGTGATGGGGCTCGGCAAAGAGTCTTTCTACGCCATTGCCGACATGGAGTTCAGTGCGGCCCTCGAGTACCTCAAGTCACAGCTTACCTTGAATACCCAATGTGAAGATTTAAAAGAGGGAATCTCTGCTTTCTTGCAGAAGCGCGAGCCGAAATGGAAGGGCCGGTAA
- a CDS encoding 3-keto-5-aminohexanoate cleavage protein — MNPKQKAVITCALTGVLTDPLAHHVPVTPEEMADHAQQAFHAGATVVHCHFRNQTPGKGHLPTWDLEAVGKILAAIKERVPELMINMSTGVPGPDISGPLACLEQFKPEMAACNAGSLNYLKIRQDGQWAWPPMLFDNPVEKVQRFLGVMMAKHIVPEFECFDTGIVRSVGLYKENRMFAGPAHISLVMGVASGMPAKPEWLPLLIEEMPPGSHWQVIAVGREEIWPLHRRCLELGGNARTGLEDTFYLPSGEKATTNGQLVETLVKIAREVGREVASPSEAREILGIRAR, encoded by the coding sequence ATGAACCCGAAGCAAAAAGCTGTCATTACCTGTGCTTTAACCGGTGTGCTGACTGATCCCTTGGCTCACCATGTCCCGGTGACCCCAGAAGAGATGGCTGATCACGCTCAACAGGCCTTCCATGCCGGGGCCACGGTCGTCCATTGCCATTTCCGCAATCAAACTCCTGGGAAGGGGCATCTCCCCACCTGGGATTTGGAAGCGGTGGGGAAGATTCTTGCGGCAATCAAAGAGCGGGTTCCGGAGCTCATGATCAATATGAGCACGGGCGTGCCAGGGCCAGACATTTCAGGGCCTCTGGCCTGTCTCGAGCAGTTCAAGCCGGAGATGGCCGCCTGCAATGCGGGATCCCTCAACTACTTGAAAATTCGCCAAGACGGGCAGTGGGCCTGGCCTCCCATGCTTTTCGACAACCCTGTGGAAAAGGTCCAGAGATTTCTGGGAGTGATGATGGCCAAGCACATTGTCCCGGAGTTCGAGTGTTTCGATACCGGAATTGTCCGCAGCGTGGGCTTGTACAAAGAGAACAGAATGTTCGCTGGCCCGGCTCACATCTCTCTGGTGATGGGGGTGGCCAGCGGAATGCCGGCAAAGCCAGAGTGGCTGCCGCTTTTAATCGAAGAAATGCCTCCCGGCAGCCACTGGCAGGTAATCGCCGTAGGGCGGGAAGAGATATGGCCGCTGCACCGCCGCTGCCTGGAGCTCGGAGGAAACGCCCGAACCGGCCTTGAGGATACCTTTTATTTGCCCAGCGGGGAAAAGGCCACAACGAATGGCCAGTTAGTGGAAACATTGGTGAAGATCGCGCGGGAGGTGGGCCGCGAGGTTGCCAGCCCGTCCGAGGCGAGGGAAATCCTGGGCATACGCGCCCGTTGA